A stretch of the Salvelinus fontinalis isolate EN_2023a chromosome 22, ASM2944872v1, whole genome shotgun sequence genome encodes the following:
- the LOC129820344 gene encoding uncharacterized protein LOC129820344 gives MYQRKGLQFSDCNTPVLPHPGTTLTPPRNHSHPTQEPLLPHPGTTLTPPRNHSHPTQEPLPPHPGTTPTPPRNHSHPTQEHSHPTQEPLPPHPGTTPSPPRNHSHPIQEPLSPHPGTTLTPPRNHSHLTQEPLPPHPGTTLTPPRNHSHPIQEPLSPHPGTTPTPPRNHSHPTQEPLSPHPGTTLTPSRNHSHPTQEPLSPHPGTTPTPPRNHSHPTQEPLPPHPGTTLTPPRNHSHPTQEPLTPHPGTTLTPPRNHSHPTQEPLPPHPGTTPTPPRNHSHPTQEPLSPHPGTTLTPPRNHSHPTQEPLSPHPGTTLTPPRNHSHPIQEPLSPHPGTTLTPPRNHSHPTQEPLTPHPGTTLTPPRNHSHPIQEPLSPHPGTTLTPPRNHSHPTQEPLPPHPGTTLTPPRNHSHPIQEPLSPHPGTTPTPPRNHSHPTQEPLSPHPGTTLTPSRNHSHPTQEPLSPHPGTTPTPPRNHSHPTQEPLSPHPGTTLTPPRNHSHPTQEPLSPRPGTTLTPPRNHSHPTQEPLSPHPGTTPTPPRNHSHPTQEPLSPHPGTTPTPPRNHSHPTQEPLPPHPGTTLTPPRNHSHPTSEGCKARSTCSLVT, from the coding sequence ATGTATCAACGAAAAGGGCTACAGTTTAGTGATTGCAACACCCCAGTACTACCCCACCCAGGAACCACTCTCACCCCACCCAGGAACCACTCCCACCCCACCCAGGAACCGCTCTTACCCCACCCAGGAACCACTCTCACCCCACCCAGGAACCACTCCCACCCCACCCAGGAACCACTCCCACCCCACCCAGGAACCACTCCCACCCCACCCAGGAACCACTCTCACCCCACCCAGGAACACTCTCACCCCACCCAGGAACCACTCCCACCCCACCCAGGAACCACTCCCTCCCCACCCAGGAACCACTCTCACCCCATCCAGGAACCACTCTCACCCCACCCAGGAACCACTCTCACCCCACCCAGGAACCACTCCCACCTCACCCAGGAACCACTCCCACCCCACCCAGGAACCACTCTCACCCCACCCAGGAACCACTCTCACCCCATCCAGGAACCACTCTCACCCCACCCAGGAACCACTCCCACCCCACCCAGGAACCACTCCCACCCCACCCAGGAACCACTCTCACCCCACCCAGGAACCACTCTCACCCCATCCAGGAACCACTCTCACCCCACCCAGGAACCACTCTCACCCCACCCAGGAACCACTCCCACCCCACCCAGGAACCACTCCCACCCCACCCAGGAACCACTCCCACCCCACCCAGGAACCACTCTCACCCCACCCAGGAACCACTCTCACCCCACCCAGGAACCACTCACACCCCACCCAGGAACCACTCTCACCCCACCCAGGAACCACTCTCACCCCACCCAGGAACCACTCCCACCCCACCCAGGAACCACTCCCACCCCACCCAGGAACCACTCTCACCCCACCCAGGAACCACTCTCACCCCATCCAGGAACCACTCTCACCCCACCCAGGAACCACTCCCACCCCACCCAGGAACCACTCTCACCCCACCCAGGAACCACTCTCACCCCACCCAGGAACCACTCTCACCCCATCCAGGAACCACTCTCACCCCACCCAGGAACCACTCTCACCCCACCCAGGAACCACTCCCACCCCACCCAGGAACCACTCACACCCCACCCAGGAACCACTCTCACCCCACCCAGGAACCACTCCCACCCCATCCAGGAACCACTCTCACCCCACCCAGGAACCACTCTCACCCCACCCAGGAACCACTCCCACCCCACCCAGGAACCACTCCCACCCCACCCAGGAACCACTCTCACCCCACCCAGGAACCACTCTCACCCCATCCAGGAACCACTCTCACCCCACCCAGGAACCACTCCCACCCCACCCAGGAACCACTCCCACCCCACCCAGGAACCACTCTCACCCCACCCAGGAACCACTCTCACCCCATCCAGGAACCACTCTCACCCCACCCAGGAACCACTCTCACCCCACCCAGGAACCACTCCCACCCCACCCAGGAACCACTCCCACCCCACCCAGGAACCACTCTCACCCCACCCAGGAACCACTCTCACCCCACCCAGGAACCACTCACACCCCACCCAGGAACCACTCTCACCCCGCCCAGGAACCACTCTCACCCCGCCCAGGAACCACTCTCACCCCACCCAGGAACCACTCTCACCCCACCCAGGAACCACTCCCACCCCACCCAGGAACCACTCCCACCCCACCCAGGAACCACTCTCACCCCACCCAGGAACCACTCCCACCCCACCCAGGAACCACTCTCACCCCACCCAGGAACCACTCCCACCCCACCCAGGAACCACTCTCACTCCACCCAGGAACCACTCTCACCCCACATCAGAGGGGTGCAAGGCAAGGAGCACCTGTTCACTGGTAACCTGA